The window AAAAAAGTAAATAAAGCCGAAACTTTATCCCTCTTTTTTGTAGGCAACAACCTAAATCCAGCCTTTTTATAATCATCATCCAATACCCAAGCAATAGCCCAAAAGTGCGGAAACTGCCAAACGAACTGGATTAAAAATAAAATAACTGCAATTTTATAATCAATATCTAAAAACAAATCAGCCTTCAGGCTTCCAAAAGCAGCCAAATAACCAATAAGTGGTGGCAAAGCGCCAGGTATTGCGCCAACAAAAACAGCTATTGGCGATTTTCTTTTTAAAGGCGTATAAGCAAAAGCATATAACAAAATCGAAAACACGGAAAGTAACCCAGTTTCTAAATTTAGCTGGCCTAATAACCAAGTTCCAAGAAAAGCCATAAAAACTCCTAAAACTAAACCTTGCCCAGTTGTCATCCTTCCGGCTGGCATTGGGCGATCTTTCGTTCTAGCCATCAATTTATCTAAATCAACTTCTATTATTTCATTAAAGCAGTTGGCAGCTGCTGTAACTAAAAATCCTCCAGCAATCAGGATTAACCAGTTACCCCACTCTATTGAAGGTATATGGCCTCTTCCAACTTGCATTTCCTGTCCGATCAAAAATGAAATAGAAGCAGAAAAAACGACTGTGAAGCTGAGTCTAAATTTTATTAGTTTAGAAAAATCTGAAATAAATTGTTTCAACCTTCTTAATATTATTGTTTATAAGTGCTTGTTTTATATACCAACAAATACAAATAAAACTGTAAACTGAATAACAGCGTAGAAAACAAAATGTGTAAGGCTTGCGCTGCCGGTGGAAAAGCAATGTATGCTAAAGCTAAACCGCTTAATAATTGTATAAATAGTGTTATTAAAATTAATCTTGCTGTCAATAACGGAGCTGCCTTGCCGCTAAATCGATCAATTACCATTTTATAAACCACTCCATTCGATAGCACAACTAAAATTGCTAAATCTCTATGGTAAGAAAAAACAGCCCCAATTTTGCTAATCCATGTATCCTTATCCGAATATAGTAATGCTTTAGCAACAACATCAACGGCCTCTCTAACCTCTGTTCCCAATATTATTTGAGCTATACTTATTAAAACCGTAAAAAACAAAAAACCTTTTAACCATAATATTCGGTACATAATTACCGATGGCGCTCTATGTAATTGTTTAGCGTAATTATAAGTATAAATGGATATCGCTAGTATAACCAAAGCCAATAACATATGTACCGTTACTACCCATTGCGCTAAATTTGTGGAAACAACAATGGATCCCAACCAGCCTTGATACCCAACAACCAAAATATTTAATACACTTAATACAATAATCCTTTTGGCAGTTTTTTTATATGCCAAAGAATATACAGCTGTTAAAAGCAGGAATATTCCAGCTAAAACCCCCACTAAGCGATTCAAATATTCAACCCACGTCTTAGTCGGGTTAAATTCCTCAGGAATCCTTATACTTTTATCATGCCTTATCTGATTTGCTAAATCAGCTTTGCCCATACTTTCAAGGTATTTAGCAAACTTTTCATTTTTCTTAATCCTACCTGCTACATACTTTTCTTTGTAATCTGCTGGAAGTTGAGATACATCAGTTGGTGGAATATACCGATCAAAACATTTTGGCCAATCCGGACAACCCATTCCAGAGCCTGTACTACGTACAATGCCTCCTGCAAGAATAACCAATAGCGTAACTATTATAGTTATAAAGTTTATCCTAATAAAACGTTGTTCTGATCTACTGATCATATATCATTTAAGATGAAAAGGGTATCTGGATAAGCAGAAACTTAATCAGATACCCCTTTTTAAATTTTTTGCGACTAAAAACTAGCCCTTGTTCTCTTCCACTGGATTAGCTAAATCCCAATCCTGTTGTATTTTTTCTGCTTCTGCGTTTCCTTCAAAATCATGAGGTAAATTAGAGCTCATGGTTTGAGAGAAAGGCACCGTTTGAGGAATAAAATCTTCTTCATGACCAGGTTTGCTATAATCATATGGCCACCTGTAAACAGTTGGAATTTCTCCTGGCCAGTTTCCATGGATATGCTCCACTGGGGCTGTCCATTCTAAAGTATTTGATTCCCACGGATTTTGTGGTGCAACTTTACCTTTAAAAATAGAATAGAAGAAGTTAAATAAGAATGCAACTTGTGCTAAAGCAGCTAATATAGCAGCCCAGGTTACAAATACATTAACCGTTAACCACTTCTTCATAAATTCAAACTCAGTAAAAGCGTAGTAACGACGAGGCACACCATCTAAACCTAAAAAGTGAAGTGGGAAGAATACCAAGTACGCTGCAATAAATGTTAACCAGAAGTGTAAATATCCGAGTTTCGCATTCATCATTTTACCAAACATTCTAGGAAACCAGTGATAAACACCAGCAAGCATACCGAAAATAGCCGCAGAACCCATTACCAAGTGAAAGTGGGCAACTACAAAGTAAGTATCGTGTAAGTTAATATCTAAAGATGCGTTACCTAAAAATATACCGGTTAAACCTCCTGAAATAAAGAATGAAACTAAACCGATTGCAAACAACATTGCCGGAGTAAAACGAATATTACCACGCCATAAAGTAGCTAGATAATTAAAGGTTTTTACTGCTGATGGAACCGCAATGATTAACGTTGTAATCATAAATACACCACCAAGTAAAGGATTCATACCAGTAACGAACATATGGTGACCCCAAACGATAAATGATAAAACTGTAATACCAATTAACGAATAAACCATCGCATGATAACCAAAGATTGGCTTACGGGAATTAACAGAAATTACTTCTGAAGAGATACCCAAAGCAGGCATAATTACGATATATACTTCTGGGTGACCTAAGAACCAGAATAAGTGTTGCCATAAAATTGGTGAACCACCTTCGTTTGGTAAAATGTTAGTACCCATAACAATATCTGAAAGGTAAAAACTAGTACCAAAACTTCTATCAAATACCATTAATACAACACCAGCTACAAGAACCGGGAAAGATAAAATACCCAATATCGCAGTTAAGAAGAAAGCCCAAATGGTTAATGGCATTTTCCAAAGATCCATACCTTTAGTACGCATGTTTAAAATTGTACTTACATAATTGATACCACCCATAAGTGATGAAGCAACGAACAAGACCATACTAACCAACCACAATGTCATACCTAAGCCGGAACCTGGCATAGCAGTAGCAACAACAGATAATGGCGGATAAACCGTCCAACCACCAGACGCAGGACCTGTTTGTATAAAGAATGAAGACATCATAACCACACAAGCCATAAAGAAAAACCAGTATGAAAGCATGTTTAAAAATGGCGATGCCATATCTCTTGCTCCAATTTGTAGCGGTATAAGTAAATTACTAAATGTTCCACTCAGACCTGCGGTTAATACAAAAAATACCATTATAGTACCGTGAATAGTAACCAGCGCTAAATAAAAATCTGGTTTTATACGGCCACCTTCTGCCCATTTGCCTAAGAAAGTTTCTAAAAATGGAAAGTTTTTATCTGGCCATGCCAATTGAATACGGAATAGGATAGATAAGCCCATTGCAATAACTGCCATAATAATACCTGTAATCAGGAATTGCTTAGCAATCATTTTATGATCCATACTGAAGACATACTTAGAAATTAAAGTCTCTTTATGATGTCCGTGATCAGCGTGATCGTGAGTGTGTTCGTCGTGTAATGCTATTGTTGACATAATTCTTTCGCTCTGCAGTAATATTATTTATTTAAAGCCATTTTGTTAGTGTTCACACTAGCTGAATCTACTTTAGCTGAATCTGAAACGGATTTTACAGGAGCAGGTCCTGCTGGCAAATTAAATTCTTTTCTTAAATCGTCATTTAAATACGTTTTCTGTTCAGCTAGCCAAGTTTTGTATTCAGCTACAGAAACAACACGTACATTTTTTTGCATGTTCCAATGACCAGCACCACATATTTTAGCACAGTAGAAAAGAAATTTGAAATTTGGATCATTTGTTTCCTCCTGCATCTGACGGGTAGTCTTAGTAGGTGTAAATTCAAAGATCGTTCTCATTCCTGGTACTGTATTTAATTGAATACGGAAATGCGGCATGTAAAAACTATGGATTACATCTTTACTGGTTAAAATCAATTTGATCGGTTTACCAACTGGAATAACCATTTCATCAGCCATTTCGTCATCACGTGAGTTGATATCTTTATAATCGATACCTAATGGGTTGGTAGCAGTTGTTAATTTATAGTTTTTAGCACCTACCACACCATCAGCTCCCGGATAGCGAATTGACCATTTAAACTGCTCTGAAGTCACTTCAATTTGAAGTGGTTTATTATTAGGATCTTCCACTTTGAAGAAAATTGATCTCCAGGTTAAGAAACCCATTAACACTAAAACAGTTAAAACTAAGGCTGGCACAATCGTCCAGATTTTCTCAATTGTATTGTTATGTGGATAGTAATAGGCCTTTCTTTTAGCTGAGTACTTATATAGATAAGCAAATCCGAATAACAAAATATGTGTACCAATGAATACGATTGTAGTAATGATCAATGTTAAATTAAACATTTCATCAATTTTCTTTCCGTGTTCAGAAGCTGCATCTGGCAATAACATAGATCCATGAACCGTATATTCCCAATACACGCCATAAATACCTAAAACCAAG is drawn from Pedobacter mucosus and contains these coding sequences:
- the cyoE gene encoding heme o synthase; amino-acid sequence: MKQFISDFSKLIKFRLSFTVVFSASISFLIGQEMQVGRGHIPSIEWGNWLILIAGGFLVTAAANCFNEIIEVDLDKLMARTKDRPMPAGRMTTGQGLVLGVFMAFLGTWLLGQLNLETGLLSVFSILLYAFAYTPLKRKSPIAVFVGAIPGALPPLIGYLAAFGSLKADLFLDIDYKIAVILFLIQFVWQFPHFWAIAWVLDDDYKKAGFRLLPTKKRDKVSALFTFLGTLILIPVSLLPTLYGFGGYYIGALSLIAGVIFAFLAFKLFKNGELADARKVMFCSFFYIPAVQLVLLFDFIAK
- a CDS encoding COX15/CtaA family protein: MISRSEQRFIRINFITIIVTLLVILAGGIVRSTGSGMGCPDWPKCFDRYIPPTDVSQLPADYKEKYVAGRIKKNEKFAKYLESMGKADLANQIRHDKSIRIPEEFNPTKTWVEYLNRLVGVLAGIFLLLTAVYSLAYKKTAKRIIVLSVLNILVVGYQGWLGSIVVSTNLAQWVVTVHMLLALVILAISIYTYNYAKQLHRAPSVIMYRILWLKGFLFFTVLISIAQIILGTEVREAVDVVAKALLYSDKDTWISKIGAVFSYHRDLAILVVLSNGVVYKMVIDRFSGKAAPLLTARLILITLFIQLLSGLALAYIAFPPAAQALHILFSTLLFSLQFYLYLLVYKTSTYKQ
- a CDS encoding cytochrome c oxidase subunit I, with translation MSTIALHDEHTHDHADHGHHKETLISKYVFSMDHKMIAKQFLITGIIMAVIAMGLSILFRIQLAWPDKNFPFLETFLGKWAEGGRIKPDFYLALVTIHGTIMVFFVLTAGLSGTFSNLLIPLQIGARDMASPFLNMLSYWFFFMACVVMMSSFFIQTGPASGGWTVYPPLSVVATAMPGSGLGMTLWLVSMVLFVASSLMGGINYVSTILNMRTKGMDLWKMPLTIWAFFLTAILGILSFPVLVAGVVLMVFDRSFGTSFYLSDIVMGTNILPNEGGSPILWQHLFWFLGHPEVYIVIMPALGISSEVISVNSRKPIFGYHAMVYSLIGITVLSFIVWGHHMFVTGMNPLLGGVFMITTLIIAVPSAVKTFNYLATLWRGNIRFTPAMLFAIGLVSFFISGGLTGIFLGNASLDINLHDTYFVVAHFHLVMGSAAIFGMLAGVYHWFPRMFGKMMNAKLGYLHFWLTFIAAYLVFFPLHFLGLDGVPRRYYAFTEFEFMKKWLTVNVFVTWAAILAALAQVAFLFNFFYSIFKGKVAPQNPWESNTLEWTAPVEHIHGNWPGEIPTVYRWPYDYSKPGHEEDFIPQTVPFSQTMSSNLPHDFEGNAEAEKIQQDWDLANPVEENKG
- a CDS encoding cytochrome c oxidase subunit II transmembrane domain-containing protein, encoding MSLRKFITNKTTAALAVLLTVFASTSAFAQDAAAGAAAATKVDMGEVYKSVIFYILVFLAICLFIAIVGKAIRVYELSREAQGKPVGINWNRVHASLFALFLVLGIYGVYWEYTVHGSMLLPDAASEHGKKIDEMFNLTLIITTIVFIGTHILLFGFAYLYKYSAKRKAYYYPHNNTIEKIWTIVPALVLTVLVLMGFLTWRSIFFKVEDPNNKPLQIEVTSEQFKWSIRYPGADGVVGAKNYKLTTATNPLGIDYKDINSRDDEMADEMVIPVGKPIKLILTSKDVIHSFYMPHFRIQLNTVPGMRTIFEFTPTKTTRQMQEETNDPNFKFLFYCAKICGAGHWNMQKNVRVVSVAEYKTWLAEQKTYLNDDLRKEFNLPAGPAPVKSVSDSAKVDSASVNTNKMALNK